Genomic window (Pseudomonas xantholysinigenes):
AGCCGTCCTCGAGCAGGGTGGCGTCGGCCACGGTACCGTCCAGGCGGCCGGCGGCGACATCGAGGTAGATTTCGTTCTGGGTGCCGTAAGGCACGACGGTGGCGCCTTGCGGGGCCAGGACTTCCTTGGCGAAGCGGTCGTGGATGGAGCCGCGCTGCACGCCGATCTTCTTGCCCTTGAGCTCGACCAGGCTGTCGCTGACGGTGGTGCCTTCCTTCATGACCAAGCGGGCCGGGGTCAGGTAGTAGCGCTTGGTGAAGTCGACCGACTTCTTGCGATCGTCAGTGATCGACATGGACGACAGGATGGCGTCGATCTTGCGCACTTTCAGCGCCGGGATCAGGCCGTCGAACTCCTGCTCGACCCAGGTGCACTTGGCTTTCATCTCTTCGCACAAGGCATTGCCGATGTCGTAGTCGAAGCCGGCCAGGCTGCCGTCGGGCTGCTTGAAGGCGAAGGGTGGGTAGGCGGCCTCGATACCAATCTTCAACGGCTTCTCGTCGGCCTGCGAGACCAGGGAAAACATGGAAAGCGCCAGGGCGCCAAGCAGTGCGAGCTTCTTCATCAGGTAACTCCATCGGTACGGGGCAATACAAGGCAGTTGTAACGGCTGCCCGATATGCGAATGGGTACAACGCGAGCCGCGCAGGGTTCGACCAAGGTCGCAGACCACGAGCGAGTGAGTGGCATTTTAGCG
Coding sequences:
- a CDS encoding ABC transporter substrate-binding protein; the protein is MKKLALLGALALSMFSLVSQADEKPLKIGIEAAYPPFAFKQPDGSLAGFDYDIGNALCEEMKAKCTWVEQEFDGLIPALKVRKIDAILSSMSITDDRKKSVDFTKRYYLTPARLVMKEGTTVSDSLVELKGKKIGVQRGSIHDRFAKEVLAPQGATVVPYGTQNEIYLDVAAGRLDGTVADATLLEDGFLKTDAGKGFAFVGPAFTDTKYFGDGVGIAVRKGDKANADRINAAIDAIRANGKYKQIEAKYFNFDIYGPDAK